A single genomic interval of Thermosinus carboxydivorans Nor1 harbors:
- a CDS encoding hydroxymethylglutaryl-CoA lyase — protein sequence MMEFPSRVEVVEVGPRDGFQNIKTFIPTAVKLQIIAQLIAAGVRKMEVTSFVHPKAIPQMADAAEIASTVCAKYQEADFVPLALVPNLVGAKNAYRCGIREVAYVISASEKHNLANINRTRDQSLVELASITSELPDLKVRLDVATAFGCPFLGRVDDGLVLSLIEAGLQRGISTVVLCDTIGVANPKQVYNLVRAVQNAFPNIPLGLHLHDTRGMGLANTLAGLAAGVTSFETSVGGLGGCPFAPGAAGNTATEDMVNMLQAMGVATGIDLDKCLAVVQTVRDHIQAELTGHMGKACRYDNL from the coding sequence ATGATGGAATTTCCCTCCCGCGTCGAAGTGGTGGAGGTTGGTCCCCGCGACGGCTTTCAAAATATCAAGACCTTTATTCCTACGGCAGTGAAACTGCAAATAATTGCACAGCTGATAGCCGCCGGGGTGCGTAAGATGGAAGTTACATCTTTTGTTCATCCCAAAGCCATTCCCCAGATGGCTGACGCGGCAGAAATTGCCTCAACGGTTTGTGCCAAATACCAAGAAGCGGATTTTGTTCCTTTGGCCTTAGTGCCAAACCTGGTAGGGGCCAAGAATGCCTACCGTTGCGGTATCCGTGAAGTCGCGTATGTCATTTCGGCCAGCGAAAAACATAATTTGGCAAACATCAACCGTACCCGTGACCAGTCGTTGGTCGAACTGGCTAGTATTACCTCGGAACTGCCGGACCTGAAGGTGCGGCTCGATGTGGCCACCGCCTTCGGTTGTCCGTTTCTGGGCCGGGTGGATGACGGCCTCGTACTCAGCCTTATCGAGGCAGGGTTACAGCGCGGTATATCCACGGTAGTACTCTGCGACACCATCGGGGTGGCTAATCCGAAGCAGGTGTATAATTTAGTGCGTGCTGTGCAGAACGCTTTTCCCAATATACCATTAGGCTTACATCTCCATGATACCCGCGGCATGGGCCTGGCCAATACGCTGGCTGGATTGGCGGCCGGCGTGACTAGCTTTGAAACATCGGTTGGCGGTCTGGGGGGCTGTCCCTTTGCGCCCGGTGCTGCCGGCAATACGGCAACCGAAGATATGGTGAACATGCTTCAGGCAATGGGGGTTGCCACTGGTATTGATCTTGACAAGTGTCTTGCGGTTGTCCAGACAGTACGCGACCATATCCAGGCTGAACTGACAGGACATATGGGTAAAGCTTGCCGGTATGACAATTTATAA
- a CDS encoding LeuD/DmdB family oxidoreductase small subunit: protein MNTIVRGKVHKYGDNINTDIISPPQYMELSIAEAAKYAMSAIDPEFASKVQRGDILVAGANFGSGSSRETSPLTLKYLGVGAIVAKFFARIFYRNAINLGIPVIECADVDKIQNGDTIEIELEAGIIRNVTRQETYYGTKIPAHILELVNVGGLVPYLKKTI, encoded by the coding sequence ATGAATACGATAGTACGCGGAAAAGTGCATAAATACGGTGACAACATCAACACCGATATAATTTCGCCGCCGCAATACATGGAACTCAGTATTGCCGAGGCGGCAAAATATGCCATGAGTGCCATTGACCCCGAATTTGCCAGCAAAGTACAACGCGGTGATATCCTGGTAGCAGGGGCCAACTTCGGTTCTGGTTCCAGTCGGGAAACGTCGCCGCTGACGCTTAAGTACCTCGGGGTAGGCGCCATTGTTGCGAAATTTTTTGCCCGTATCTTCTATCGTAACGCCATTAATCTTGGCATTCCGGTTATTGAGTGCGCCGATGTCGATAAAATCCAAAACGGCGACACCATCGAGATTGAACTGGAGGCCGGCATTATTCGCAATGTTACCAGGCAGGAGACTTACTATGGCACTAAAATCCCCGCGCATATCCTGGAACTTGTTAACGTGGGCGGACTGGTGCCATATCTGAAAAAGACGATTTAG
- the wecB gene encoding non-hydrolyzing UDP-N-acetylglucosamine 2-epimerase, whose translation MSPIKVMTVFGTRPEAIKMAPVVIELGKYPELITPVVAVTAQHREMLDQVLHLFRIQPHYDLDIMSQGQTLFDITCRAMHGLNEVLMRERPDIVLVHGDTTTTFAGALAAFYHQTAVGHVEAGLRTHHKYSPFPEEMNRKLTGALTDLHFAPTATARDNLLGEGVGADAIFVTGNTVIDALMATVNKEYRFADGALAGIGEGGRRVILVTTHRRENLGEPMRQVYQALRDIVARYDDVEIVFPVHKNPLVRQVVSAELGGIERVILIDPLDYQPFANLIARSHIVLTDSGGIQEEAPSLGKPVLVLRDTTERPEAIAAGTVKLIGTDRERVYAETERLLTDSAEYHRMATACNPYGDGKAAGRIVETILWRYGLLNSPPQQFGCPAPTTEK comes from the coding sequence TTGTCGCCTATTAAAGTCATGACTGTCTTTGGCACCCGGCCGGAGGCCATCAAAATGGCGCCGGTGGTGATCGAGCTTGGTAAATATCCTGAGCTTATTACGCCGGTGGTGGCAGTTACGGCTCAGCACCGGGAAATGCTTGACCAGGTGCTGCATCTTTTCCGCATTCAGCCCCATTACGATCTGGATATCATGTCTCAGGGACAGACGCTGTTTGATATTACCTGCCGGGCCATGCACGGCCTCAATGAAGTACTGATGCGCGAAAGGCCGGATATCGTTCTTGTTCATGGCGATACGACCACGACTTTTGCCGGCGCCCTGGCCGCGTTTTATCATCAGACGGCGGTAGGCCATGTGGAGGCCGGCCTCAGGACCCACCATAAATATTCACCCTTTCCGGAGGAAATGAACCGCAAGCTGACGGGCGCGCTCACCGACCTCCACTTTGCACCGACGGCTACGGCGCGGGATAACCTGCTGGGTGAAGGAGTGGGCGCCGATGCTATTTTTGTCACGGGCAATACGGTCATCGATGCCCTTATGGCCACGGTGAACAAAGAGTACCGTTTTGCCGACGGGGCCCTGGCGGGGATAGGCGAAGGCGGCCGGCGGGTGATTTTGGTTACGACGCACCGCCGGGAAAACCTGGGAGAGCCCATGCGGCAGGTGTATCAAGCCCTGCGCGACATCGTGGCCCGCTATGACGATGTAGAAATTGTCTTCCCGGTCCATAAAAATCCCTTGGTGCGGCAGGTGGTAAGCGCCGAACTGGGCGGTATCGAACGCGTCATCCTCATTGACCCTCTGGATTATCAGCCCTTTGCTAATCTCATCGCCCGTTCGCACATTGTTCTCACCGACTCGGGTGGCATCCAGGAGGAGGCGCCGTCGCTCGGCAAACCGGTCCTCGTGCTGAGAGACACCACCGAACGGCCCGAGGCTATTGCCGCTGGCACTGTCAAGTTAATTGGTACCGACCGCGAGCGGGTATACGCCGAGACGGAGCGTCTCTTAACCGACAGCGCCGAATATCACCGTATGGCCACCGCTTGCAACCCTTACGGCGACGGCAAGGCGGCCGGGCGGATTGTTGAGACCATTTTGTGGCGGTACGGCTTGCTAAACAGCCCTCCCCAGCAGTTTGGCTGCCCCGCGCCGACAACAGAAAAGTAA
- a CDS encoding CaiB/BaiF CoA transferase family protein, with amino-acid sequence MEYQGALHGVRVLDLTRVLAGPFCTMMLADMGAEVIKIEVPKKGDDSRQFGPFVNGESSYYMNLNRNKKGITLNLKGRGKEIFLEMVKKADIVVENYRPGTMEKLGLGYEDLKKVNPRIIYGCVSGFGHYGPYKDRPGYDIIGQAMSGLMSTTGWPGGEPTRTGTAMADVLAGLSVTIGILAALRYRDMTGIGQKVDVALVDSAVASLEIINQIYLVEGRIPQRIGNRYESTYPYDSFRAKDGSLVIGAANDKLWQKLCELMGDPDLAFRPEFDKNYKRVQNHEEVKKLVEAWTMTKTVDEVVDALLAAGIPAAPINTIDKVVNDPHIAGAREMFVEIDHPKAGRMKIAGTHLKLSETKPCVRTPAPLLGQHNDEVYRDLLGLTAEEIAALKEQEII; translated from the coding sequence ATGGAATACCAAGGAGCACTTCACGGAGTACGGGTTCTCGATCTGACCAGGGTTTTGGCTGGACCCTTTTGCACCATGATGTTGGCTGACATGGGGGCGGAAGTGATTAAGATTGAGGTACCCAAAAAAGGCGATGACAGCCGCCAGTTTGGTCCCTTTGTTAACGGCGAAAGTTCATATTATATGAATCTCAACCGCAACAAAAAAGGCATAACCCTCAATCTTAAAGGCCGGGGCAAGGAAATTTTCCTCGAAATGGTGAAAAAGGCCGACATTGTCGTGGAGAATTACCGGCCAGGGACGATGGAAAAACTAGGGCTTGGCTATGAAGATCTAAAAAAAGTCAACCCCCGGATCATTTATGGCTGCGTATCTGGCTTTGGCCACTACGGACCATATAAAGACCGCCCAGGCTATGATATCATCGGTCAGGCTATGAGCGGCCTGATGAGCACCACCGGCTGGCCTGGGGGTGAACCTACCCGTACTGGTACCGCTATGGCTGACGTCCTTGCCGGCCTGTCGGTCACAATCGGTATTTTAGCAGCTTTGCGCTATCGCGATATGACCGGCATCGGTCAGAAAGTGGATGTGGCCTTAGTTGATTCGGCCGTGGCCAGTCTGGAAATCATTAACCAGATTTACTTGGTGGAAGGCCGTATTCCGCAGCGAATTGGCAACCGTTATGAGTCCACTTATCCCTATGATTCCTTTCGGGCTAAGGACGGCAGCTTAGTTATTGGCGCCGCCAATGATAAACTATGGCAAAAGTTATGTGAACTCATGGGAGATCCTGATTTAGCTTTCCGGCCTGAGTTTGATAAAAATTATAAGCGCGTCCAGAACCACGAAGAAGTGAAAAAACTGGTTGAGGCCTGGACAATGACCAAAACGGTGGATGAAGTTGTTGATGCACTGCTTGCGGCCGGGATACCGGCAGCTCCGATCAATACCATTGACAAGGTGGTAAATGACCCGCATATCGCTGGCGCCCGTGAAATGTTCGTCGAAATCGATCATCCTAAAGCCGGCCGTATGAAGATTGCTGGTACCCACCTGAAACTGTCCGAAACCAAGCCCTGTGTCCGTACGCCTGCGCCGCTCCTCGGACAACACAACGATGAAGTGTATCGCGATCTGCTTGGCTTAACCGCTGAAGAAATAGCAGCCCTAAAAGAACAAGAAATAATATAA
- a CDS encoding DASS family sodium-coupled anion symporter encodes MFSNRFVRLLIPVVLASIFFLVPAPVGLKPTAWKLFGIFIATILGLIVQSLPEAAWLMVTMTAAAVLVVPLKDLLVGFTDSTVWLIVVAIMISVGFKKSGLARRVGLILISKFGKTTLRIGYILGFMDLLLSPSTPTAPARTGGLVYPLAEGVFEACDSSPTKNPRRIGSYITLLLYLMSMTTGSLFMTALGPNLLNVKLAQDTLGVKITWPLWTMAALPGFIGFFLIPYLVYKIYPPELTSLATVRQSAKQELEKLGEVTVKEWLAGAIFILILGLWVTGSVTKIDATLVAFVGIALMLIFGILDWKDLAESKETWASLMWFGAIMGLSTALTKLGFFTWLAAYIKTILPGGLGVYSTLALVALLATIPHYLFASLVGYVASFAPLAYSVIAATDVPRYPAVFLVLFLMVVSSTLTHYGNGVGPILFAKGYNDKKSWWSIGLLVTALHTVIYLTIGLVYWKVVGLWY; translated from the coding sequence ATGTTCAGCAATCGTTTTGTAAGATTGCTTATTCCTGTAGTACTGGCCAGTATTTTCTTTCTGGTGCCGGCACCGGTCGGCTTAAAGCCTACCGCTTGGAAACTGTTCGGTATTTTTATCGCTACTATTCTCGGGTTGATAGTGCAATCGTTGCCGGAGGCAGCATGGCTGATGGTTACCATGACTGCCGCCGCGGTCTTGGTCGTACCTTTAAAAGACTTGCTGGTGGGCTTCACCGATAGCACCGTGTGGCTCATCGTTGTCGCCATCATGATCAGCGTGGGCTTCAAAAAGTCCGGGTTAGCTCGCCGCGTTGGACTCATCTTAATTAGTAAATTTGGCAAAACGACTCTGCGGATCGGTTACATTCTCGGCTTCATGGACTTATTACTTAGTCCGAGTACGCCAACAGCCCCTGCCCGCACTGGCGGTCTTGTCTACCCGCTGGCGGAAGGAGTGTTTGAGGCCTGTGATTCCAGTCCGACGAAAAATCCGCGCCGGATTGGTTCTTATATTACCTTGCTCTTATATTTGATGAGCATGACCACCGGCAGTTTATTTATGACGGCACTTGGTCCCAACTTGCTTAATGTGAAGCTGGCGCAGGATACATTGGGCGTCAAGATAACCTGGCCGCTCTGGACGATGGCTGCCCTGCCGGGCTTTATCGGCTTTTTCCTGATACCCTATTTGGTATATAAAATCTATCCGCCTGAATTGACATCCTTGGCAACAGTCCGCCAATCGGCCAAGCAAGAGCTGGAAAAACTGGGCGAGGTTACGGTCAAGGAATGGCTGGCCGGCGCAATCTTTATTCTCATCCTCGGCCTGTGGGTAACAGGCAGTGTAACCAAAATCGATGCAACTCTCGTAGCCTTTGTGGGTATAGCGTTGATGTTGATTTTTGGCATCCTCGACTGGAAAGACCTGGCTGAAAGCAAGGAAACATGGGCCAGTTTAATGTGGTTCGGCGCCATTATGGGCCTGTCGACGGCATTAACGAAACTGGGCTTCTTTACTTGGCTGGCTGCCTATATTAAGACTATCTTACCGGGCGGTCTTGGGGTATATTCTACATTAGCATTAGTCGCTTTGCTGGCGACCATTCCTCATTACTTGTTCGCTTCGCTCGTCGGTTATGTCGCTTCTTTTGCTCCGCTGGCTTACTCGGTAATTGCCGCAACTGATGTGCCGCGTTATCCAGCGGTATTTCTGGTACTCTTTCTCATGGTTGTATCCTCGACGCTAACCCATTATGGCAACGGTGTTGGTCCCATCTTGTTTGCCAAGGGGTACAACGATAAAAAGTCGTGGTGGAGC
- a CDS encoding 3-isopropylmalate dehydratase large subunit yields the protein MGKTMSEKILAKAAGVPTATAGDILWVNVDKAMMDDILGPRVEIAEKMKEIKDEVWDRDKVVIISDHYTPPATIKQAEIVKFTRDWAKTHGVANYYEFIGPCHQVMVEYGHVLPGTVVLGTDSHTCMGGALGAFASGVGSTEMLGILLTGKTWLRVPETIKVEWTGRLPDGVMAKDMSLKTIGTIGHAGATYKAVEYVGDAITNLCLDERMAITNMAVEMGAKAGLMAPDTKVVEYLKARGITEGYTLFASDSDAVFCATYRFDASELEPVVACPHEVDNVTELSNVKGQVIHQAYIGSCTGGRYNDLAAAARVLKGRKVANGVRLLVSPASHEIWRQAAADGILSILAEAGAIILAPTCGVCVGLHSGLLADGEYCISSTNRNFIGRMGSKNAGIYLASPMAVAASAITGVITDPREFL from the coding sequence ATGGGTAAGACAATGTCCGAAAAAATACTGGCCAAGGCGGCAGGTGTACCAACTGCTACGGCTGGCGATATTCTGTGGGTTAATGTGGATAAGGCTATGATGGACGACATTCTTGGTCCGCGGGTGGAAATCGCCGAAAAAATGAAAGAAATTAAAGATGAAGTATGGGACAGAGATAAAGTAGTGATTATTTCTGACCACTATACGCCGCCAGCGACCATTAAGCAGGCCGAAATCGTCAAATTTACCCGTGATTGGGCGAAAACCCATGGCGTGGCTAACTACTATGAATTCATCGGTCCTTGTCATCAGGTTATGGTAGAGTATGGCCACGTCCTACCGGGGACAGTGGTGCTGGGCACTGATTCCCACACCTGCATGGGTGGGGCACTGGGGGCATTTGCCAGTGGTGTTGGTTCTACCGAAATGCTGGGTATTTTGTTGACCGGCAAAACATGGTTGCGCGTGCCGGAGACGATCAAAGTGGAGTGGACCGGCCGTCTTCCCGACGGCGTCATGGCCAAAGACATGTCGCTTAAAACCATCGGGACGATCGGTCACGCCGGCGCTACCTACAAAGCGGTGGAATATGTAGGTGACGCCATTACCAACCTCTGCCTGGATGAACGTATGGCCATCACCAACATGGCTGTCGAAATGGGCGCCAAAGCAGGCCTGATGGCGCCTGACACCAAGGTGGTGGAATATCTTAAGGCCCGCGGCATTACCGAAGGCTATACGTTATTTGCCAGCGACTCCGATGCTGTTTTCTGTGCAACCTACCGCTTTGATGCCAGCGAACTTGAGCCGGTTGTCGCCTGTCCGCATGAAGTGGATAACGTCACAGAACTCAGTAATGTAAAAGGTCAGGTCATTCATCAGGCTTATATCGGTTCCTGCACCGGCGGACGTTATAACGACCTGGCAGCGGCGGCCCGTGTCCTTAAAGGGCGTAAAGTAGCCAACGGTGTGCGTCTGCTTGTATCGCCGGCGTCGCATGAAATTTGGCGACAAGCTGCTGCTGACGGAATCTTGTCGATACTTGCTGAGGCAGGGGCGATTATCCTGGCGCCGACCTGTGGCGTGTGCGTGGGCCTGCATTCGGGTTTGCTGGCCGATGGCGAATATTGCATTTCGTCCACTAACCGTAATTTTATTGGCCGCATGGGCAGTAAAAATGCTGGCATTTACCTGGCATCGCCAATGGCGGTCGCAGCCAGTGCTATTACTGGCGTCATTACCGATCCGCGCGAATTTCTCTAG
- a CDS encoding MraY family glycosyltransferase: MQTYVVAFTVALAVAYFVTPHVKELAIKAGALDAPDARKVHTHPIPRLGGLAIYLGFVLAVLASMHVNREIMGLLMGGTVILVVGIIDDLKQLPARVKLLGQIVAAMVLLLFNVRIEWLTNPFGDMIYLDYFSIPLTILWVVGLTNTVNLIDGLDGLAAGVSTIASITILLVALQQNFWTVAILTAALAGSALGFLYHNFNPAKIFMGDTGSMFLGYMLAAVSILGTVKSAATIALVVPIVALGLPIMDTAFAIIRRYSSGQPIFKPDKGHLHHRLLAMGLTQRQAVLLMYVISGCLGLSAIALTEVNKVIGMLIIVVLLAVAFFGAKKIGVLKDVDSVKSH; the protein is encoded by the coding sequence GTGCAGACATACGTTGTGGCTTTTACCGTAGCTTTGGCTGTGGCTTATTTTGTGACGCCGCATGTAAAGGAACTGGCAATAAAGGCAGGGGCGCTCGATGCGCCTGATGCCCGCAAAGTGCATACCCATCCCATTCCGCGTCTGGGGGGGCTGGCCATTTATCTTGGGTTTGTTCTGGCAGTGCTGGCCAGCATGCATGTTAACCGGGAAATCATGGGCCTTTTGATGGGCGGTACGGTGATTTTGGTCGTCGGGATTATCGATGACCTTAAGCAATTGCCGGCGCGGGTGAAACTACTGGGTCAGATTGTGGCCGCTATGGTACTGCTGCTGTTTAATGTGCGCATCGAATGGCTGACCAATCCCTTCGGCGATATGATTTATCTCGATTATTTCTCTATTCCTCTCACCATTTTATGGGTGGTTGGGCTGACTAACACCGTAAACCTGATTGATGGGTTAGACGGGTTGGCGGCAGGCGTTTCGACCATTGCTTCCATCACCATCCTGCTTGTGGCGCTCCAACAGAATTTCTGGACGGTAGCGATTTTGACCGCAGCCTTGGCCGGTAGTGCGCTCGGGTTTCTCTATCATAACTTTAACCCGGCGAAAATTTTCATGGGCGACACTGGCAGCATGTTTCTTGGCTATATGCTGGCGGCCGTGTCTATTCTCGGCACGGTGAAGAGCGCAGCCACCATTGCGCTGGTTGTGCCCATTGTCGCGCTGGGACTGCCGATTATGGACACCGCTTTTGCCATTATTCGCCGATATTCTAGCGGACAACCAATCTTTAAACCGGACAAAGGGCACTTGCACCATCGCCTCCTGGCCATGGGCCTGACCCAGCGGCAGGCGGTGCTCTTGATGTATGTGATCAGCGGCTGCCTGGGACTAAGCGCCATCGCGCTTACGGAAGTAAACAAAGTCATAGGCATGCTCATTATTGTGGTGCTGCTGGCGGTGGCGTTTTTTGGCGCGAAGAAAATCGGCGTCCTTAAAGACGTAGATTCGGTAAAAAGTCATTGA